One region of Brassica napus cultivar Da-Ae chromosome A10, Da-Ae, whole genome shotgun sequence genomic DNA includes:
- the LOC106370338 gene encoding uncharacterized protein LOC106370338 produces the protein MCLLCLCDEEETELGRQQAPGSCPYCGGKVQMLDVERKWMFCFVPLCFKIKRKYLCSSCDRRLVLYH, from the coding sequence ATGTGTCTGCTGTGTTTATGCGATGAAGAAGAGACAGAGTTAGGGAGACAACAAGCACCTGGATCATGTCCGTATTGTGGAGGTAAAGTGCAGATGCTTGATGTCGAAAGAAAATGGATGTTTTGTTTCGTTCCTCTTTGTTTCAAGATCAAGAGGAAGTATCTTTGTTCTTCTTGCGATCGTCGTCTCGTTTtgtatcattaa